The Arachis hypogaea cultivar Tifrunner chromosome 14, arahy.Tifrunner.gnm2.J5K5, whole genome shotgun sequence genome has a segment encoding these proteins:
- the LOC112742525 gene encoding uncharacterized protein, whose translation MAPDRSWMSRRQDCTGHLSEEFKKGVMEFVDFVERNPTVIDSLGRILCPCTKCKNRIRDEIFWVEKHLCDRGFMEGYINWTAHGEERWVEQDATNVTQEHEEEITNPYVDMVIDAAGDNLNVMEGLEEDPNPSASKFYKLLRSADEPLWDGCTKHTILSAVTQLVNLKSEFNMSESCYNRMVAIIKSMLPESEKLPEDFYRSKTMIQELGLGYEKIDACPNHCMLYYKETSDKTSYVACTMCGHPRFKPKAGDTVNSSRDVPYSILRYFPITPRLQRLFMSKITAQYMKWHVDGVRHDESVITHPADADAWKQFDATHEVFAQEPRNVRLGLCTDGFNLFSGSKTPYSCWPVFVTPYNLPPSMCMRREYIFLSLLIPGPKSPGKRLDVYLRPLIDELKVLWDNGVTTYDAWEKKNFNMKAALLWTISDFPAYGMLSGWSTHGRLSCPICMKNTKSFRLQHGAKPCWFDCHRQYLPVGHAFRRDRYSFKKSIVEKSFPPKRMSGVEILNELDKLDEANFGANSRGKNGGFGTIHNWVRKSIFWELPYWSTNLIRHNLDIMHIEKNIFDNIFNTVMEVKGKSKDNANAREDLKLICKRPNLELVFENGKYKKPKATYVLDSQQRRIVCEWIKQLKFPNGYASNISRCVNLADGKI comes from the coding sequence ATGGCGCCTGATAGGAGTTGGATGTCACGAAGGCAAGATTGCACTGGTCATCTAAGTGAGGAATTTAAGAAAGGTGTTATGGAATTCGTAGATTTTGTAGAAAGAAACCCGACAGTCATTGATAGTTTAGGTCGCATTCTTTGTCCATGCACAAAATGTAAGAACAGGATTAGGGATGAAATATTTTGGGTCGAAAAGCATTTGTGTGATCGTGGGTTTATGGAGGGTTATATAAACTGGACTGCTCATGGTGAGGAAAGATGGGTTGAACAGGACGCAACAAATGTtacccaagaacatgaagaaGAGATTACAAATCCATATGTAGACATGGTTATTGATGCTGCAGGTGATAACTTAAACGTAATGGAAGGTTTAgaagaggatccaaatccatcaGCGTCGAAGTTTTATAAGTTGCTGAGGAGTGCTGACGAACCTTTGTGGGATGGCTGCACCAAGCACACAATATTGTCAGCTGTAACCCAGCTAGTGAACTTGAAATCAGAATTCAACATGAGTGAGAGTTGTTATAATCGAATGGTTGCCATAATCAAGAGCATGCTCCCAGAATCAGAGAAGTTGCCAGAAGATTTCTACCGGTCAAAGACAATGATTCAAGAATTGGGATTAGGATATGAGAAAATTGATGCTTGTCCTAATCACTGCATGCTATATTATAAAGAAACAAGTGACAAGACTAGTTATGTAGCCTGCACAATGTGTGGACACCCACGATTTAAGCCAAAGGCAGGGGATACAGTTAATAGCAGTAGAGATGTGCCATACTCAATATTGAGATATTTTCCTATTACTCCAAGACTTCAACGTTTGTTTATGTCTAAAATTACTGCGCAATATATGAAGTGGCACGTGGATGGAGTACGCCACGATGAATCGGTTATCACACATCCGGCTGATGCTGATGCTTGGAAACAATTTGATGCCACCCATGAAGTATTTGCCCAAGAACCTAGAAATGTTAGGCTTGGACTCTGCACTGATGGTTTTAATCTATTTTCTGGCTCGAAGACTCCATACTCATGTTGGCCTGTGTTTGTTACACCTTACAATCTTCCTCCAAGTATGTGCATGAGAAGAGAGTACATATTCCTCAGTCTGTTGATCCCTGGACCGAAGTCTCCCGGAAAAAGATTAGATGTTTATCTTAGACCGCTGATTGACGAGTTAAAGGTTTTGTGGGACAATGGTGTTACTACTTACGATGCatgggaaaagaaaaattttaacatgAAGGCAGCATTATTGTGGACTATAAGCGATTTTCCGGCTTATGGAATGTTGTCTGGTTGGAGTACTCACGGCCGACTTTCATGTCCGATTTGCATGAAGAACACTAAATCGTTTCGACTACAACATGGTGCTAAACCCTGTTGGTTTGATTGTCATCGACAGTACTTGCCTGTTGGTCATGCATTTCGTCGTGATCGATATTCTTTTAAAAAGTCAATTGTGGAAAAGTCTTTTCCACCAAAACGAATGAGTGGAGTTGAAATCTTAAATGAGTTGGACAAACTCGATGAAGCTAACTTTGGGGCAAATTCGAGAGGAAAAAATGGTGGCTTTGGTACCATTCATAATTGGGTGAGAAAAAGCATATTTTGGGAGTTGCCTTATTGGTCAACTAATTTGATAAGACACAATTTGGACATTATGcacattgaaaaaaatatttttgacaacATCTTTAATACTGTTATGGAGGTAAAGGGAAAGTCAAAAGACAATGCGAATGCAAGAGAAGATTTGAAGCTAATATGCAAACGCCCTAACTTGGAGTTGGTATTCGAGAATGGAAAATACAAAAAACCAAAAGCCACATATGTCCTAGATTCTCAACAAAGGAGGATAGTATGTGAGTGGATAAAGCAATTAAAATTTCCGAATGGTTATGCATCAAATATTTCACGATGTGTTAATCTAGCGGATGGGAAGATATAA
- the LOC112741989 gene encoding uncharacterized protein isoform X1 — MQPHLVVVLLHAQPPPPSRLLHCRARCYASSKLLCSVACWSLHSAAIFLPFTFSIAAVISPGSTISIERRLAKGGPIDDTAQGGLIHDIAEGGPLLLSTNRRQIIMTPKGRGGRMVRNTHIDQSQLSSRMPGQQNDNNDEPHLTQLNEGSASQPSPQALSQPSPQLDGVNSSDGSVLDAEDNELPNVGQSSAHTETRGNRKLVIAVEKGDNPKRFTNHTVTRDITKDLLSRMPSPAPRWQDYCPNMKDELFKGFLEKHEFASNYDKAMARTVWNRTMLDRYPDILKRARERAFKEANSTSIADIKGHGPKAMKVDVWNGLVDHWLDSKWKNRSVAGQKNRAAMPAHKLHTAGSISFGEHKRRKEAKLKRRVSFLEVYDDVHKKKSGEYVSEVSKEIIDLYGEAISQKYGEDLLDQPEVDPDVWTEVAGTNKKGRVHGLGRSLDIGIRDHRDVPLPEDTSVSTVKPVSQADITQAIKEALPSAINEVLPSVVNEAIQSNLLSLLSKIPGFPQEKDH, encoded by the exons ATGCAACCTCACCTCGTCGTTGTTCTTCTACATGCCCAGCCACCACCGCCGTCGCGTTTGCTCCACTGTCGTGCGCGCTGCTATGCGTCATCCAAACTCCTCTGCTCGGTCGCGTGTTGGAGCCTCCACTCAGCCGCCATTTTCCTGCCGTTCACCTTCTCAATTGCCGCTGTGATTTCCCCAGGTTCAACCATCTCCATTGA AAGGAGGCTCGCTAAAGGAGGTCCAATCGACGACACCGCTCAAGGAGGTCTGATCCACGACATAGCTGAAGGAGGTCCGCTTCTCCTTTCCACAAATCGCAG acaGATAATCATGACACCAAAAGGTAGAGGTGGACGAATGGTACGAAACACTCATATCGATCAATCTCAACTTTCCTCGCGTATGCCAG GTCAACAGAACGATAATAACGATGAACCTCATCTTACACAATTGAATGAGGGATCAGCATCACAACCATCTCCACAAGCTTTATCACAACCGTCACCACAATTAGATG GTGTGAATTCGTCTGACGGATCTGTTTTAGACGCAGAAGATAATGAGCTACCTAATGTTGGACAATCAAGTGCACATACTGAAACTAGGGGTAACAGGAAGTTGGTAATAGCTGTAGAGAAAGGCGATAACCC GAAGAGATTTACAAATCATACAGTAACTCGTGACATTACAAAAGATTTGTTAAGTAGGATGCCTTCTCCAGCACCAAGATGGCAGGATTATTGTCCAAACATGAAGGACGAGTTGTTTAAAGGTTTCCTG GAAAAACATGAATTTGCATCAAATTATGATAAGGCTATGGCAAGAACTGTTTGGAATAGGACAATGCTTGATCGCTATccagatattttgaaaagagcaaGGGAAAGAGCTTTTAAGGAGGCAAACTCAACTAGTATTGCTGACATTAAGGGTCATGGACCTAAAGCAATGAAAGTTGATGTTTGGAATGGCTTAGTTGATCACTGGTTAGATTCAAAGTGGAAAAATAGGTCTGTGGCTGGTCAAAAAAATAGGGCTGCTATGCCTGCTCATAAACTACACACTGCAGGGTCTATCAGTTTCGGCGAACACAAGAGAAGAAAG GAAGCTAAATTGAAGCGTCGTGTATCTTTCCTTGAAGTATATGATGATGTTCATAAGAAGAAAAGTGGAGAATATGTTTCTGAAGTATCCAAGGAAATTATT GATTTATATGGAgaggcaatatcacaaaaatatggagaagatttATTAGATCAACCTGAAGTTGATCCTGACGTGTGGACAGAAGTTGCAGGAACTAATAAGAAAGGACGAGTTCATGGGTTAGGCCGCAGTCTAGATATTGGTATTCGTGATCATAGAGATGTGCCATTACCAGAAGATACAAGTGTTTCTACAGTCAAACCGGTTTCACAAGCGGACATCACTCAAGCTATTAAGGAAGCATTGCCTAGTGCTATAAATGAAGTGTTGCCTAGTGTTGTAAATGAAGCTATACAGAGTAATCTACTGTCTCTCCTTTCTAAGATTCCAGGATTCCCCCAAGAAAAGGACCATTAG
- the LOC112741989 gene encoding uncharacterized protein isoform X3, translating to MTPKGRGGRMVRNTHIDQSQLSSRMPGQQNDNNDEPHLTQLNEGSASQPSPQALSQPSPQLDGVNSSDGSVLDAEDNELPNVGQSSAHTETRGNRKLVIAVEKGDNPKRFTNHTVTRDITKDLLSRMPSPAPRWQDYCPNMKDELFKGFLEKHEFASNYDKAMARTVWNRTMLDRYPDILKRARERAFKEANSTSIADIKGHGPKAMKVDVWNGLVDHWLDSKWKNRSVAGQKNRAAMPAHKLHTAGSISFGEHKRRKEAKLKRRVSFLEVYDDVHKKKSGEYVSEVSKEIIDLYGEAISQKYGEDLLDQPEVDPDVWTEVAGTNKKGRVHGLGRSLDIGIRDHRDVPLPEDTSVSTVKPVSQADITQAIKEALPSAINEVLPSVVNEAIQSNLLSLLSKIPGFPQEKDH from the exons ATGACACCAAAAGGTAGAGGTGGACGAATGGTACGAAACACTCATATCGATCAATCTCAACTTTCCTCGCGTATGCCAG GTCAACAGAACGATAATAACGATGAACCTCATCTTACACAATTGAATGAGGGATCAGCATCACAACCATCTCCACAAGCTTTATCACAACCGTCACCACAATTAGATG GTGTGAATTCGTCTGACGGATCTGTTTTAGACGCAGAAGATAATGAGCTACCTAATGTTGGACAATCAAGTGCACATACTGAAACTAGGGGTAACAGGAAGTTGGTAATAGCTGTAGAGAAAGGCGATAACCC GAAGAGATTTACAAATCATACAGTAACTCGTGACATTACAAAAGATTTGTTAAGTAGGATGCCTTCTCCAGCACCAAGATGGCAGGATTATTGTCCAAACATGAAGGACGAGTTGTTTAAAGGTTTCCTG GAAAAACATGAATTTGCATCAAATTATGATAAGGCTATGGCAAGAACTGTTTGGAATAGGACAATGCTTGATCGCTATccagatattttgaaaagagcaaGGGAAAGAGCTTTTAAGGAGGCAAACTCAACTAGTATTGCTGACATTAAGGGTCATGGACCTAAAGCAATGAAAGTTGATGTTTGGAATGGCTTAGTTGATCACTGGTTAGATTCAAAGTGGAAAAATAGGTCTGTGGCTGGTCAAAAAAATAGGGCTGCTATGCCTGCTCATAAACTACACACTGCAGGGTCTATCAGTTTCGGCGAACACAAGAGAAGAAAG GAAGCTAAATTGAAGCGTCGTGTATCTTTCCTTGAAGTATATGATGATGTTCATAAGAAGAAAAGTGGAGAATATGTTTCTGAAGTATCCAAGGAAATTATT GATTTATATGGAgaggcaatatcacaaaaatatggagaagatttATTAGATCAACCTGAAGTTGATCCTGACGTGTGGACAGAAGTTGCAGGAACTAATAAGAAAGGACGAGTTCATGGGTTAGGCCGCAGTCTAGATATTGGTATTCGTGATCATAGAGATGTGCCATTACCAGAAGATACAAGTGTTTCTACAGTCAAACCGGTTTCACAAGCGGACATCACTCAAGCTATTAAGGAAGCATTGCCTAGTGCTATAAATGAAGTGTTGCCTAGTGTTGTAAATGAAGCTATACAGAGTAATCTACTGTCTCTCCTTTCTAAGATTCCAGGATTCCCCCAAGAAAAGGACCATTAG
- the LOC112741989 gene encoding uncharacterized protein isoform X2 has product MQPHLVVVLLHAQPPPPSRLLHCRARCYASSKLLCSVACWSLHSAAIFLPFTFSIAAVISPGSTISIERLAKGGPIDDTAQGGLIHDIAEGGPLLLSTNRRQIIMTPKGRGGRMVRNTHIDQSQLSSRMPGQQNDNNDEPHLTQLNEGSASQPSPQALSQPSPQLDGVNSSDGSVLDAEDNELPNVGQSSAHTETRGNRKLVIAVEKGDNPKRFTNHTVTRDITKDLLSRMPSPAPRWQDYCPNMKDELFKGFLEKHEFASNYDKAMARTVWNRTMLDRYPDILKRARERAFKEANSTSIADIKGHGPKAMKVDVWNGLVDHWLDSKWKNRSVAGQKNRAAMPAHKLHTAGSISFGEHKRRKEAKLKRRVSFLEVYDDVHKKKSGEYVSEVSKEIIDLYGEAISQKYGEDLLDQPEVDPDVWTEVAGTNKKGRVHGLGRSLDIGIRDHRDVPLPEDTSVSTVKPVSQADITQAIKEALPSAINEVLPSVVNEAIQSNLLSLLSKIPGFPQEKDH; this is encoded by the exons ATGCAACCTCACCTCGTCGTTGTTCTTCTACATGCCCAGCCACCACCGCCGTCGCGTTTGCTCCACTGTCGTGCGCGCTGCTATGCGTCATCCAAACTCCTCTGCTCGGTCGCGTGTTGGAGCCTCCACTCAGCCGCCATTTTCCTGCCGTTCACCTTCTCAATTGCCGCTGTGATTTCCCCAGGTTCAACCATCTCCATTGA GAGGCTCGCTAAAGGAGGTCCAATCGACGACACCGCTCAAGGAGGTCTGATCCACGACATAGCTGAAGGAGGTCCGCTTCTCCTTTCCACAAATCGCAG acaGATAATCATGACACCAAAAGGTAGAGGTGGACGAATGGTACGAAACACTCATATCGATCAATCTCAACTTTCCTCGCGTATGCCAG GTCAACAGAACGATAATAACGATGAACCTCATCTTACACAATTGAATGAGGGATCAGCATCACAACCATCTCCACAAGCTTTATCACAACCGTCACCACAATTAGATG GTGTGAATTCGTCTGACGGATCTGTTTTAGACGCAGAAGATAATGAGCTACCTAATGTTGGACAATCAAGTGCACATACTGAAACTAGGGGTAACAGGAAGTTGGTAATAGCTGTAGAGAAAGGCGATAACCC GAAGAGATTTACAAATCATACAGTAACTCGTGACATTACAAAAGATTTGTTAAGTAGGATGCCTTCTCCAGCACCAAGATGGCAGGATTATTGTCCAAACATGAAGGACGAGTTGTTTAAAGGTTTCCTG GAAAAACATGAATTTGCATCAAATTATGATAAGGCTATGGCAAGAACTGTTTGGAATAGGACAATGCTTGATCGCTATccagatattttgaaaagagcaaGGGAAAGAGCTTTTAAGGAGGCAAACTCAACTAGTATTGCTGACATTAAGGGTCATGGACCTAAAGCAATGAAAGTTGATGTTTGGAATGGCTTAGTTGATCACTGGTTAGATTCAAAGTGGAAAAATAGGTCTGTGGCTGGTCAAAAAAATAGGGCTGCTATGCCTGCTCATAAACTACACACTGCAGGGTCTATCAGTTTCGGCGAACACAAGAGAAGAAAG GAAGCTAAATTGAAGCGTCGTGTATCTTTCCTTGAAGTATATGATGATGTTCATAAGAAGAAAAGTGGAGAATATGTTTCTGAAGTATCCAAGGAAATTATT GATTTATATGGAgaggcaatatcacaaaaatatggagaagatttATTAGATCAACCTGAAGTTGATCCTGACGTGTGGACAGAAGTTGCAGGAACTAATAAGAAAGGACGAGTTCATGGGTTAGGCCGCAGTCTAGATATTGGTATTCGTGATCATAGAGATGTGCCATTACCAGAAGATACAAGTGTTTCTACAGTCAAACCGGTTTCACAAGCGGACATCACTCAAGCTATTAAGGAAGCATTGCCTAGTGCTATAAATGAAGTGTTGCCTAGTGTTGTAAATGAAGCTATACAGAGTAATCTACTGTCTCTCCTTTCTAAGATTCCAGGATTCCCCCAAGAAAAGGACCATTAG